Proteins encoded together in one Mercenaria mercenaria strain notata chromosome 18, MADL_Memer_1, whole genome shotgun sequence window:
- the LOC123543534 gene encoding uncharacterized protein LOC123543534: MYDKYYRLICFVVNLCPELLRDLFLKLAKSDGTTYTTLPTYLATKTSEIKKMVVKGHIRKDQFNVLYPGHGNTDESDWDVSLLVTLIIGLFKTKLRPLDMTFINKIREVRNKLQHLPDTARLSDDDFDTYWGRLETATTTLAKQIFGSKYENSFKTKINNAKTNHLPNLGDYLRVWYEEIIKQMNYKMENMTDTLKEMKNNVNTISTDTRNTASLLQSVTIPEPGNSENKRQRIRVPDNTVLSHLQVQFEKSINALQDSFSAPREVLEIQRKLKEKHYVVIAGSYNSQCSEIAFATVKEMSYNYKRCVEIHRPSDWRLISPEDVDLVICRDPFGSTSYDESKASSMAENFDRMLQLTKENGDETIHIVIITDFIVLGEVKQKHAHDILEDVVNVFGAATKEHPADLTLESGGQVSCFSSTHNLPVMTKYFINQYKSSSELVKKDVLQKAKDTFKKKKSVIIAGPERCGKTSVAVALASSYKPSECLLLTGPSDVKKIDFSRECLLIIDEFAGKYRYDENVVYKWYEMFDLLDAALSNGKINLVITSETSKLQRCCDEIKVHPLLEHRVELTENCIVFKRKIKTEAPEMSKHFKSISIESLQPSSSISRVKELPVWSVNTMQTRNINASRDRKTCFIKGGRKLSSEKVLIADY; encoded by the exons atGTATGACAAATACTACCGACTAATATGTTTTGTGGTAAACCTATGTCCTGAACTTTTGAGAGATTTATTTCTCAAACTTGCGAAAAGTGATGGCACCACCTATACCACACTTCCGACATATCTTGCAACAAAGACGTCAGAAATTAAGAAAATGGTAGTAAAGGGACATATTAGAAAAGATCAGTTTAATGTACTATATCCTGGTCACGGCAACACAGACGAATCAGATTGGGATGTCAGTTTACTCGTGACCTTAATTATCGGGTTGTTCAAAACAAAGCTGCGTCCTCTGGATATGACTTTTATCAATAAAATTCGGGAAGTCAGAAACAAGTTGCAACATTTGCCAGATACGGCGCGGTTGTCTGATGATGACTTTGATACATATTGGGGACGGTTGGAAACCGCAACAACGACtttagcaaaacaaatatttggcTCAAAGtatgaaaacagtttcaaaacaaaaattaacaacGCTAAAACTAACCATCTTCCAAATCTTGGTGACTATTTACGAGTATGGTatgaagaaataatcaaacagatgaattataaaatggaaaatatgaCTGACACattgaaagaaatgaaaaataacgtGAATACAATTTCAACAGATACAAGGAACACAGCTTCTCTTTTGCAGAGTGTGACTATACCAGAACCTGGAAATTCAG aaaacaaaCGACAAAGAATAAGAGTTCCTGATAATACTGTACTTTCACATTTACAAG TTCAGTTCGAAAAATCAATCAATGCATTACAAGACAGCTTCAGTGCTCCAAGAGAGGTATTAGAAATCCAGAGGAAACTGAAAGAAAAGCACTACGTTGTCATAGCCGGATCGTACAACAGCCAGTGCTCTGAGATAGCTTTTGCAACAGTTAAAGAAATGAGTTACAATTACAAACGGTGTGTAGAAATACACAGACCGTCAGACTGGCGCCTTATTAGTCCAGAGGATGTTGATCTGGTCATATGTAGAGATCCCTTCGGAAGTACCTCATATGATGAAAGTAAAGCTAGTAGTATGGCTGAAAATTTCGACAGGATGCTACAATTAACAAAAGAGAATGGCGATGAAACTATCCACATTGTGATAATAACAGACTTTATAGTTTTGGGAGAAGTTAAACAGAAGCACGCTCATGATATTCTGGAAGATGTAGTGAATGTGTTTGGAGCTGCTACCAAGGAACACCCGGCTGACCTTACACTTG AGAGTGGTGGTCAAGTTTCTTGCTTTTCTAGTACCCATAACTTGCCAG TTATGACGAAATACTTCATTAACCAGTATAAATCATCAAGTGAACTTGTAAAAAAAGACGTTCTACAAAAAGCAAAGGATACATTCAAGAAAAAGAAATCAGTCATCATAGCTGGTCCAGAAAGGTGCGGAAAAACTTCTGTTGCAGTTGCATTAGCGTCGTCATACAAACCGTCCGAGTGTTTACTTCTCACGGGGCCCAGTGACGTAAAGAAAATTGACTTCAGTAGAGAATGTTTGTTAATCATTGATGAGTTTGCTGGAAAGTATCGGTATGACGAGAATGTCGTATACAAATGGTACGAGATGTTTGACCTACTTGATGCTGCTTTGTCAAATGGAAAAATAAACCTTGTAATTACAAGTGAAACGAGCAAGCTGCAAAGATGTTGTGACGAGATAAAAGTCCATCCTCTTCTTGAGCATAGAGTAGAATTGACAGAAAATTGCATCGTCTTCAAGCGGAAAATAAAAACAGAAG CTCCTGAGATGtccaaacattttaaaagcataAG tattgaAAGCTTACAGCCGAGTTCAAGCATTTCCCGTGTGAAGGAGTTACCAGTATGGTCAGTCAATACTATGCAGACGAGAAACATTAACGCATCGAGAGACAGGAAAACCTGTTTTATCAAAGGTGGTCGCAAATTGTCGTCAGAAAAGGTGCTTATAGCggattattaa